In one Zalophus californianus isolate mZalCal1 chromosome 10, mZalCal1.pri.v2, whole genome shotgun sequence genomic region, the following are encoded:
- the SBK1 gene encoding serine/threonine-protein kinase SBK1 isoform X1 produces MLKEVPPQRPPNISIRQCSFLTPRSCLCTRCSLWSESPFFSSLWEKMSVGCPEPEPPRSLPCCGPGTAPGLGAGVPLLTEDMQALTLRTLAASDVTKHYELVRELGKGTYGKVDLVAYKGTGTKMALKFVNKSKTKLKNFLREVSITNSLSSSPFIIKVFDVVFETEDCYVFAQEYAPAGDLFDIIPPQVGLPEDTVKRCVQQLGLALDFMHGRQLVHRDIKPENVLLFDRECRRVKLADFGMTRRVGCRVKRVSGTIPYTAPEVCQAGRADGFAVDTGVDVWAFGVLIFCVLTGNFPWEAASGADAFFEEFVRWQRGRLPGLPSQWRRFTEPALRMFQRLLALEPERRGPAKEVFRFLKHELTSELRRRPSHRTRKPAGDRPPAAGPLRLEAPGPLKRTVLTESGSGSRPAPPAVGPAPAPAPMPVPVPEAGLAPPGPPGRTDGRPDKSKGQVVLATAIEICV; encoded by the exons GCCGCCAAACATCAGCATCCGACAATGCTCCTTTCTAACACCCAGGTCGTGCCTTTGCACACGCTGCTCTCTCTGGTCGGAatcccctttcttctcttctctctg GGAGAAGATGAGCGTGGGCTGTCCAGAGCCTGAGCCACCCCGCTCCCTGCCTTGCTGTGGGCCGGGGACTGCCCCTGGGCTGGGTGCAGGGGTGCCCCTCCTCACTGAAGACATGCAGGCACTGACGCTCCGCACCCTGGCTGCCAGTGATGTCACCAAGCACTACGAACTCGTCCGGGAGCTAGGCAAGGGCACCTATGGGAAGGTCGACCTCGTGGCCTACAAGGGCACAG GCACGAAAATGGCGCTGAAGTTTGTGAACAAGAGCAAGACCAAGCTGAAGAACTTCCTGCGGGAGGTGAGCATCACCAAcagcctctcctccagccccttcATCATCAAGGTCTTTGACGTGGTTTTTGAGACGGAGGACTGCTACGTGTTCGCCCAAGAGTATGCGCCTGCAGGGGACCTGTTCGACATCATTCCCCCTCAG GTGGGGCTCCCCGAGGACACGGTGAAGCGCTGCGTGCAGCAGCTGGGGCTGGCGCTGGACTTCATGCACGGGAGGCAGCTGGTGCACCGCGACATCAAGCCCGAGAACGTGCTGCTGTTCGACCGCGAGTGCCGCCGCGTGAAGCTGGCCGACTTCGGCATGACGCGCCGCGTGGGCTGCCGCGTGAAGCGGGTCAGCGGCACCATCCCGTACACGGCGCCCGAGGTGTGCCAGGCGGGCCGCGCCGACGGCTTCGCGGTGGACACGGGCGTGGACGTGTGGGCCTTCGGCGTGCTCATCTTCTGCGTGCTCACCGGCAACTTCCCGTGGGAGGCGGCGTCGGGCGCCGACGCCTTCTTCGAGGAGTTCGTGCGCTGGCAGCGGGGCCGCCTGCCGGGGCTGCCGTCGCAGTGGCGCCGCTTCACCGAGCCCGCGCTGCGCATGTTCCAGCGCCTGCTGGCCCTGGAGCCCGAGCGCCGCGGGCCGGCCAAGGAGGTCTTCCGCTTCCTCAAGCACGAGCTCACGTCCGAGCTGCGGCGCCGGCCCTCGCACCGCACGCGCAAGCCCGCCGGGGaccgcccgcccgccgccgggCCGCTGCGCCTCGAGGCGCCCGGGCCGCTCAAGCGGACGGTGCTGACCGAGAGCGGCAGCGGCTCCCGGCCCGCGCCCCCTGCCGTTgggcccgcgcccgcgcccgcgcccatGCCCGTGCCCGTGCCCGAGGCCGGCCTGGCGCCCCCGGGGCCCCCCGGCAGGACCGACGGCCGCCCGGACAAGAGCAAAGGGCAGGTGGTGCTGGCCACGGCCATCGAGATCTGCGTCTGA
- the SBK1 gene encoding serine/threonine-protein kinase SBK1 isoform X3 — protein MSVGCPEPEPPRSLPCCGPGTAPGLGAGVPLLTEDMQALTLRTLAASDVTKHYELVRELGKGTYGKVDLVAYKGTGTKMALKFVNKSKTKLKNFLREVSITNSLSSSPFIIKVFDVVFETEDCYVFAQEYAPAGDLFDIIPPQVGLPEDTVKRCVQQLGLALDFMHGRQLVHRDIKPENVLLFDRECRRVKLADFGMTRRVGCRVKRVSGTIPYTAPEVCQAGRADGFAVDTGVDVWAFGVLIFCVLTGNFPWEAASGADAFFEEFVRWQRGRLPGLPSQWRRFTEPALRMFQRLLALEPERRGPAKEVFRFLKHELTSELRRRPSHRTRKPAGDRPPAAGPLRLEAPGPLKRTVLTESGSGSRPAPPAVGPAPAPAPMPVPVPEAGLAPPGPPGRTDGRPDKSKGQVVLATAIEICV, from the exons ATGAGCGTGGGCTGTCCAGAGCCTGAGCCACCCCGCTCCCTGCCTTGCTGTGGGCCGGGGACTGCCCCTGGGCTGGGTGCAGGGGTGCCCCTCCTCACTGAAGACATGCAGGCACTGACGCTCCGCACCCTGGCTGCCAGTGATGTCACCAAGCACTACGAACTCGTCCGGGAGCTAGGCAAGGGCACCTATGGGAAGGTCGACCTCGTGGCCTACAAGGGCACAG GCACGAAAATGGCGCTGAAGTTTGTGAACAAGAGCAAGACCAAGCTGAAGAACTTCCTGCGGGAGGTGAGCATCACCAAcagcctctcctccagccccttcATCATCAAGGTCTTTGACGTGGTTTTTGAGACGGAGGACTGCTACGTGTTCGCCCAAGAGTATGCGCCTGCAGGGGACCTGTTCGACATCATTCCCCCTCAG GTGGGGCTCCCCGAGGACACGGTGAAGCGCTGCGTGCAGCAGCTGGGGCTGGCGCTGGACTTCATGCACGGGAGGCAGCTGGTGCACCGCGACATCAAGCCCGAGAACGTGCTGCTGTTCGACCGCGAGTGCCGCCGCGTGAAGCTGGCCGACTTCGGCATGACGCGCCGCGTGGGCTGCCGCGTGAAGCGGGTCAGCGGCACCATCCCGTACACGGCGCCCGAGGTGTGCCAGGCGGGCCGCGCCGACGGCTTCGCGGTGGACACGGGCGTGGACGTGTGGGCCTTCGGCGTGCTCATCTTCTGCGTGCTCACCGGCAACTTCCCGTGGGAGGCGGCGTCGGGCGCCGACGCCTTCTTCGAGGAGTTCGTGCGCTGGCAGCGGGGCCGCCTGCCGGGGCTGCCGTCGCAGTGGCGCCGCTTCACCGAGCCCGCGCTGCGCATGTTCCAGCGCCTGCTGGCCCTGGAGCCCGAGCGCCGCGGGCCGGCCAAGGAGGTCTTCCGCTTCCTCAAGCACGAGCTCACGTCCGAGCTGCGGCGCCGGCCCTCGCACCGCACGCGCAAGCCCGCCGGGGaccgcccgcccgccgccgggCCGCTGCGCCTCGAGGCGCCCGGGCCGCTCAAGCGGACGGTGCTGACCGAGAGCGGCAGCGGCTCCCGGCCCGCGCCCCCTGCCGTTgggcccgcgcccgcgcccgcgcccatGCCCGTGCCCGTGCCCGAGGCCGGCCTGGCGCCCCCGGGGCCCCCCGGCAGGACCGACGGCCGCCCGGACAAGAGCAAAGGGCAGGTGGTGCTGGCCACGGCCATCGAGATCTGCGTCTGA
- the SBK1 gene encoding serine/threonine-protein kinase SBK1 isoform X2 — MLKEVPPQREKMSVGCPEPEPPRSLPCCGPGTAPGLGAGVPLLTEDMQALTLRTLAASDVTKHYELVRELGKGTYGKVDLVAYKGTGTKMALKFVNKSKTKLKNFLREVSITNSLSSSPFIIKVFDVVFETEDCYVFAQEYAPAGDLFDIIPPQVGLPEDTVKRCVQQLGLALDFMHGRQLVHRDIKPENVLLFDRECRRVKLADFGMTRRVGCRVKRVSGTIPYTAPEVCQAGRADGFAVDTGVDVWAFGVLIFCVLTGNFPWEAASGADAFFEEFVRWQRGRLPGLPSQWRRFTEPALRMFQRLLALEPERRGPAKEVFRFLKHELTSELRRRPSHRTRKPAGDRPPAAGPLRLEAPGPLKRTVLTESGSGSRPAPPAVGPAPAPAPMPVPVPEAGLAPPGPPGRTDGRPDKSKGQVVLATAIEICV, encoded by the exons GGAGAAGATGAGCGTGGGCTGTCCAGAGCCTGAGCCACCCCGCTCCCTGCCTTGCTGTGGGCCGGGGACTGCCCCTGGGCTGGGTGCAGGGGTGCCCCTCCTCACTGAAGACATGCAGGCACTGACGCTCCGCACCCTGGCTGCCAGTGATGTCACCAAGCACTACGAACTCGTCCGGGAGCTAGGCAAGGGCACCTATGGGAAGGTCGACCTCGTGGCCTACAAGGGCACAG GCACGAAAATGGCGCTGAAGTTTGTGAACAAGAGCAAGACCAAGCTGAAGAACTTCCTGCGGGAGGTGAGCATCACCAAcagcctctcctccagccccttcATCATCAAGGTCTTTGACGTGGTTTTTGAGACGGAGGACTGCTACGTGTTCGCCCAAGAGTATGCGCCTGCAGGGGACCTGTTCGACATCATTCCCCCTCAG GTGGGGCTCCCCGAGGACACGGTGAAGCGCTGCGTGCAGCAGCTGGGGCTGGCGCTGGACTTCATGCACGGGAGGCAGCTGGTGCACCGCGACATCAAGCCCGAGAACGTGCTGCTGTTCGACCGCGAGTGCCGCCGCGTGAAGCTGGCCGACTTCGGCATGACGCGCCGCGTGGGCTGCCGCGTGAAGCGGGTCAGCGGCACCATCCCGTACACGGCGCCCGAGGTGTGCCAGGCGGGCCGCGCCGACGGCTTCGCGGTGGACACGGGCGTGGACGTGTGGGCCTTCGGCGTGCTCATCTTCTGCGTGCTCACCGGCAACTTCCCGTGGGAGGCGGCGTCGGGCGCCGACGCCTTCTTCGAGGAGTTCGTGCGCTGGCAGCGGGGCCGCCTGCCGGGGCTGCCGTCGCAGTGGCGCCGCTTCACCGAGCCCGCGCTGCGCATGTTCCAGCGCCTGCTGGCCCTGGAGCCCGAGCGCCGCGGGCCGGCCAAGGAGGTCTTCCGCTTCCTCAAGCACGAGCTCACGTCCGAGCTGCGGCGCCGGCCCTCGCACCGCACGCGCAAGCCCGCCGGGGaccgcccgcccgccgccgggCCGCTGCGCCTCGAGGCGCCCGGGCCGCTCAAGCGGACGGTGCTGACCGAGAGCGGCAGCGGCTCCCGGCCCGCGCCCCCTGCCGTTgggcccgcgcccgcgcccgcgcccatGCCCGTGCCCGTGCCCGAGGCCGGCCTGGCGCCCCCGGGGCCCCCCGGCAGGACCGACGGCCGCCCGGACAAGAGCAAAGGGCAGGTGGTGCTGGCCACGGCCATCGAGATCTGCGTCTGA